In Halovulum dunhuangense, one genomic interval encodes:
- a CDS encoding LpxI family protein has protein sequence MLQTGATANIGGLAIVAGSGTLPRMLAEECRRRGRPYQVVVFEGINLDWAEGHPVIPAIFEKPGRLFAALRRAGVSEVTFAGGVRRPRLSPIRFDMKAIALAPQLFRALRSGDDAALRIVTAIFEDEGLHIVAAHRILSSLIAQEGVLTEARPSEGDRADAARAAEIVAALGAVDVGQGVVVAQGICLGIESIQGTDAMLDFVARTAGGFRPDPEGARGLLLKAPKPGQDWRTDLPAIGPDTVTRAHEAGLAGIVVQAGGVLILGEDETLSRANALGMFIWGRPA, from the coding sequence ATGCTTCAGACCGGCGCCACGGCCAATATCGGCGGGCTTGCGATCGTGGCGGGTTCCGGCACGCTGCCGCGCATGCTGGCCGAGGAGTGCCGGCGCCGTGGGCGGCCCTACCAGGTGGTTGTCTTCGAGGGCATCAATCTCGACTGGGCCGAGGGGCACCCGGTCATCCCGGCCATCTTCGAGAAGCCGGGGCGCCTGTTCGCCGCGTTGCGGCGGGCGGGCGTGAGCGAGGTGACCTTTGCCGGTGGCGTCCGGCGCCCGCGCCTCAGCCCCATCCGTTTCGACATGAAGGCGATCGCGCTGGCGCCGCAGCTGTTCCGGGCGCTGCGCTCGGGCGACGATGCGGCGCTTCGGATCGTGACCGCCATCTTCGAGGACGAGGGCCTGCACATCGTGGCCGCCCACCGGATCCTGTCGAGCCTGATCGCGCAGGAGGGCGTGCTGACCGAGGCGCGCCCATCCGAGGGCGACCGCGCGGATGCCGCGCGCGCGGCCGAGATCGTGGCCGCCCTCGGCGCCGTCGATGTGGGGCAGGGCGTGGTGGTGGCGCAAGGCATCTGCCTGGGTATCGAAAGCATCCAGGGAACCGACGCGATGCTGGATTTCGTGGCCCGCACCGCCGGCGGTTTCCGCCCCGATCCCGAGGGCGCGCGCGGCCTGCTGCTGAAGGCGCCGAAACCGGGGCAGGACTGGCGCACGGACTTGCCCGCGATCGGCCCCGACACGGTGACGCGCGCCCACGAGGCGGGACTTGCGGGCATCGTCGTGCAGGCGGGCGGCGTGCTGATCCTGGGCGAGGACGAGACGCTGTCGCGGGCCAACGCGCTGGGAATGTTCATCTGGGGCCGGCCGGCATGA
- the rseP gene encoding RIP metalloprotease RseP — protein MELIANLPFVGGFLSSAIAFVIVLGVVVFVHEYGHYIVGRWCGIKADTFSLGFGPRLLGWVDRRGTKWQVAALPLGGFVKFVGDADGSSRADPGALDHLSPQDYAHSFHGAAVWKRSLTVAAGPVANFILSIVLFGGLALWQGVGTDDPVIGEIASLPGEQVELRPGDRVLSVNGTPIERFGQIYELADEMESAAPLSLEIQRGTDRLNVSAPYPLPPLVSGVEPLSAAAAAGLEPGDYIRSAGGQRLQSFGDLRDTVMNSGGAPLALEVVRGERTIALEITPRETERLNPDGSVETRVMIGVGGEALYYPQSYTPTPWGAVAIGAERTVDVVVQSLTGIKHIILGNLGADNLQGPLGIAQVSGASAEQGALSLIILIAVISTAIGMLNLFPIPVLDGGHLLMFGYEALAGKPPAEAVMRIAMTVGLSLVLLLMLFATYNDLMRLFTS, from the coding sequence ATGGAACTGATCGCAAACCTTCCGTTCGTGGGCGGTTTCCTGTCCTCGGCCATCGCCTTCGTGATCGTGCTGGGCGTCGTCGTCTTCGTCCATGAATACGGCCATTACATCGTCGGGCGCTGGTGCGGCATCAAGGCGGACACCTTTTCGCTGGGCTTCGGCCCGCGCCTGCTGGGCTGGGTCGACCGGCGCGGCACGAAATGGCAGGTCGCGGCGCTGCCGCTTGGCGGCTTCGTCAAGTTCGTGGGCGATGCGGACGGGTCGAGCCGGGCCGACCCGGGCGCGCTCGATCACCTGAGCCCGCAGGATTACGCGCACAGCTTCCACGGCGCCGCGGTCTGGAAGCGCAGCCTGACCGTGGCCGCGGGCCCGGTCGCGAATTTCATCCTGTCGATCGTGCTCTTCGGCGGGCTTGCCCTGTGGCAGGGCGTGGGCACCGACGATCCGGTGATCGGCGAGATCGCATCCCTTCCCGGAGAGCAGGTGGAACTGCGACCCGGCGACCGCGTGCTCAGCGTGAACGGCACCCCCATCGAGCGTTTCGGCCAGATCTACGAGCTGGCCGACGAGATGGAATCGGCGGCGCCCCTGTCGCTGGAGATCCAGCGCGGAACCGACCGGCTGAACGTGTCCGCGCCCTATCCCCTGCCGCCGCTGGTGTCGGGGGTAGAGCCGCTTTCGGCCGCCGCGGCCGCGGGGCTGGAACCGGGCGACTACATCCGCAGCGCGGGCGGGCAGCGCCTGCAATCCTTCGGCGATCTGCGCGACACGGTGATGAATTCGGGCGGCGCGCCGCTGGCGCTGGAAGTGGTGCGGGGCGAGCGGACGATCGCACTCGAGATCACCCCGCGCGAGACAGAGCGCCTGAACCCCGATGGCAGCGTCGAGACGCGGGTGATGATCGGCGTGGGCGGCGAGGCGCTTTATTATCCGCAGAGCTATACGCCAACCCCGTGGGGCGCGGTGGCGATCGGGGCAGAGCGCACGGTGGACGTGGTCGTGCAGTCGCTGACGGGCATCAAGCACATCATCCTGGGCAATCTTGGCGCCGACAACCTGCAGGGGCCGCTGGGCATCGCGCAGGTCTCGGGGGCGAGCGCCGAACAGGGGGCCCTCAGCCTGATCATCCTGATCGCCGTGATCTCGACCGCGATCGGCATGCTGAACCTGTTTCCGATCCCGGTTCTCGATGGCGGGCACCTTCTGATGTTCGGCTACGAGGCGCTGGCGGGCAAACCCCCGGCAGAGGCGGTGATGCGCATTGCCATGACGGTTGGCCTGTCACTTGTCTTGTTGCTGATGCTCTTCGCGACCTATAACGACCTCATGCGGCTTTTCACCAGCTGA
- the gltA gene encoding citrate synthase: MAIDKGASATLIFGNKKLELPMASPTLGPDVIDIRKLYGEGDVFTYDPGFGSTASCESAITYVDGDKGELLYRGYPIDQLAEKSHFLEVCYLLVYGELPSGEQLEDFENRVTRHTMLHEQMQYFYRGFRRDAHPMAVVCGVVGAMSAFYHDSTDINDPWQREVATIRLIAKMPTICAWAYKYSIGQPFVYPRNDLDYASNFLHMCFAVPCEDYKVDPILARAMDRIFTLHADHEQNASTSTVRLAGSSQANPFACIAAGVACLWGPAHGGANQACLEMLREIGTPDRIPEYIERAKDKNDPFRLMGFGHRVYKNYDPRAKVMQESAKEVLELMGVKDNPTLQVAQELEKIALNDPYFIEKKLYPNVDFYSGIILDAMGFPTSMFTPIFALARTVGWISQWKEMIVDPSQRIGRPRQIYTGPTHRDYVDVADRK; this comes from the coding sequence ATGGCGATAGACAAGGGCGCGAGCGCGACGCTGATCTTCGGCAACAAGAAGCTGGAATTGCCAATGGCAAGCCCGACCCTGGGTCCGGACGTCATCGACATCCGCAAGCTTTATGGCGAAGGCGACGTCTTCACCTATGACCCGGGCTTCGGCTCTACCGCGTCCTGCGAGAGCGCCATCACCTATGTGGACGGCGACAAGGGAGAGTTGCTCTATCGCGGCTACCCGATCGATCAGCTGGCCGAGAAGTCGCATTTCCTCGAGGTGTGCTACCTGCTCGTCTATGGCGAGCTGCCGAGCGGCGAACAGCTCGAGGATTTCGAGAACCGGGTGACAAGGCACACCATGCTGCATGAGCAGATGCAGTATTTCTACCGCGGCTTCCGGCGCGACGCGCACCCGATGGCGGTGGTCTGCGGCGTGGTCGGCGCGATGTCGGCCTTCTACCACGACTCGACCGACATCAACGATCCCTGGCAGCGCGAGGTCGCCACGATCCGCCTGATCGCCAAGATGCCGACGATCTGCGCCTGGGCCTACAAGTACTCGATCGGCCAGCCCTTCGTGTATCCGCGCAACGACCTGGATTACGCGTCGAACTTCCTGCACATGTGCTTCGCGGTTCCCTGCGAGGATTACAAGGTCGACCCGATCCTGGCCCGCGCGATGGACCGCATCTTCACGCTGCACGCCGATCACGAGCAGAACGCCTCGACCTCGACCGTGCGACTGGCGGGCTCGTCGCAGGCGAACCCCTTTGCCTGCATCGCGGCCGGCGTCGCCTGTCTCTGGGGTCCGGCGCATGGCGGTGCGAACCAGGCCTGCCTGGAGATGCTGCGCGAGATCGGAACGCCCGACCGCATCCCCGAATACATCGAACGCGCCAAGGACAAGAACGACCCGTTCCGCCTGATGGGCTTCGGCCACCGGGTCTACAAGAACTACGACCCGCGCGCCAAGGTGATGCAGGAAAGCGCCAAGGAAGTGCTGGAGCTGATGGGGGTCAAGGACAACCCCACGCTGCAGGTCGCCCAGGAGCTGGAAAAGATCGCGCTGAACGATCCGTATTTCATCGAGAAGAAGCTCTACCCCAACGTGGACTTCTACTCGGGCATCATCCTCGACGCGATGGGTTTCCCGACCTCTATGTTCACGCCGATCTTCGCGCTGGCGCGGACCGTGGGCTGGATCTCGCAGTGGAAGGAAATGATCGTGGACCCGAGCCAGCGCATCGGCCGGCCGCGCCAGATCTATACCGGCCCGACCCACCGCGACTATGTGGACGTGGCGGACCGGAAGTGA
- a CDS encoding OmpH family outer membrane protein has product MRRLVATVAVLLALAGGLAAQSLGFDIPREPRPILVLDQDRLYSGSRLGQSLIAANEAETQALRDENAALDRQFEEEERALTAERPSLDPEAFRAKADEFDARVVATRAAQEQKAEALSRRIDRRRAEFFNRVGPVLLELMNQTGAAAVIDQRNVLISRQDLNITDEAIKRLDESYQRQPALDAPTQQE; this is encoded by the coding sequence ATGCGGCGGCTGGTCGCGACCGTGGCGGTCCTGCTCGCGCTGGCTGGCGGCCTGGCCGCCCAGTCGCTCGGCTTCGACATTCCGCGCGAACCGCGGCCGATCCTGGTGCTCGATCAGGACCGGCTCTACTCGGGTTCCCGCCTGGGACAGAGCCTGATCGCCGCCAACGAGGCCGAAACCCAGGCTTTGCGCGACGAGAACGCGGCACTCGACCGTCAGTTCGAGGAAGAGGAACGCGCGCTGACCGCGGAACGCCCGAGCCTCGATCCGGAAGCGTTCCGGGCCAAGGCCGACGAGTTCGACGCGCGCGTCGTGGCGACCCGCGCCGCCCAGGAACAGAAGGCAGAGGCGCTCAGCCGCCGGATCGACCGGCGCCGCGCCGAGTTCTTCAACCGGGTGGGGCCGGTGCTGCTGGAGTTGATGAACCAGACGGGTGCGGCGGCGGTGATCGACCAGCGGAACGTGCTGATTTCAAGACAGGATTTGAACATTACCGACGAGGCGATTAAACGGCTGGACGAAAGCTATCAGCGGCAACCAGCCCTGGACGCCCCGACGCAGCAGGAGTGA
- the lpxA gene encoding acyl-ACP--UDP-N-acetylglucosamine O-acyltransferase, with product MSISDSAIIHPSAIVAEGAIIGDCVRIGPYCVIGSDVTIGAGTELKSHVSIDGHTVMGEGNIVFPFASLGQRPQDLKYKGERTLLQIGNGNTIREYVTMNPGTVGGGGETRVGDGNLFMNHVHLGHDCIIGSHAIFANAATLGGHVVVGDGAVIGGLAGIHQFVRIGAGAMIGGLAGVVADVIPYGTVTGERAHLAGLNLVGLKRRGAEKAHINGLRAAYGALFEGDGTLTERAARVAESHADNPLVAEVLEFLAEGSSRHVTTPE from the coding sequence ATGAGCATCTCTGACAGCGCCATCATCCATCCCAGCGCGATCGTCGCCGAAGGCGCCATCATCGGCGACTGCGTGCGCATCGGCCCCTATTGCGTGATCGGGTCGGACGTGACCATCGGGGCGGGGACCGAACTCAAGTCCCATGTCTCCATCGACGGCCATACGGTGATGGGAGAGGGCAACATCGTCTTTCCCTTCGCCTCGCTCGGGCAGCGGCCGCAGGATCTGAAATACAAGGGCGAGCGCACGCTTCTGCAGATCGGAAACGGCAACACCATCCGCGAATACGTCACCATGAACCCCGGCACCGTGGGCGGCGGCGGCGAGACGCGGGTGGGCGACGGCAACCTGTTCATGAACCATGTGCATCTGGGCCATGACTGCATCATCGGCAGCCATGCCATCTTTGCCAATGCCGCGACCCTGGGCGGTCATGTGGTCGTGGGCGACGGGGCGGTGATCGGCGGGCTTGCCGGCATCCACCAGTTCGTGCGCATCGGCGCGGGGGCGATGATCGGCGGGCTTGCCGGGGTCGTGGCCGACGTGATCCCCTATGGCACGGTGACGGGCGAGCGGGCGCATCTGGCGGGCCTCAATCTTGTCGGGCTGAAGCGGCGCGGGGCGGAAAAGGCGCATATCAACGGGTTGCGCGCGGCTTACGGCGCGCTGTTCGAGGGCGACGGCACGCTGACGGAACGCGCGGCCCGCGTGGCCGAAAGCCATGCCGACAACCCGCTGGTGGCGGAGGTGCTGGAATTCCTGGCCGAAGGCTCGTCACGCCACGTCACCACCCCCGAGTGA
- the dxr gene encoding 1-deoxy-D-xylulose-5-phosphate reductoisomerase, translating into MSGRRRVSIFGATGSIGVNTVDLLTRQGGAQAYEVVALTGAGNIALLAEQARALKAQVAVTADPARLDDLRAALAGSGVEAAAGPQALIAAAERPADWVMSAIVGSAGLAPGLAAARNGGTLALANKESLVCAGQLLIETCRAHGTRLLPVDSEHSAIFQALQGEDRGGIERLLLTASGGPFRTRSRDEMAAMTPAQAMAHPNWSMGVRISIDSATMFNKALEMIEAQVLFGVTPDQIEVVVHPQSIIHSMIGFRDGAIIAQMGPADMRGAIGFALNWPERRPLPVDRLDFAALSRLDFEAEDPVRFPALRLAREVMAAGGLAGAVFNAAKEAALDAFLAGRIGFLDMAALVEAALDALGPEAAAAREGISLDDVMGYDRRTRRFGEDWVARQG; encoded by the coding sequence ATGAGCGGGCGGCGGCGGGTTTCGATCTTTGGCGCGACCGGCTCCATCGGCGTGAACACGGTGGACCTGCTGACCCGTCAGGGCGGCGCACAGGCCTATGAGGTCGTGGCGCTCACGGGCGCGGGCAACATCGCGCTGCTGGCCGAACAGGCACGCGCGCTGAAGGCGCAGGTGGCGGTCACCGCCGATCCCGCGCGGCTTGACGATCTGCGCGCAGCGCTTGCGGGCAGCGGGGTAGAGGCCGCCGCCGGGCCGCAGGCGCTGATCGCGGCGGCCGAGCGCCCCGCCGACTGGGTGATGTCGGCCATCGTGGGGTCCGCGGGCCTTGCACCGGGCCTTGCGGCGGCGCGGAACGGCGGGACGCTGGCGCTGGCCAACAAGGAAAGCCTTGTCTGCGCGGGCCAGCTGCTGATCGAGACCTGCCGCGCGCATGGCACGCGGCTTCTGCCGGTGGACAGCGAGCACAGCGCCATATTCCAGGCGTTGCAGGGCGAGGATCGTGGCGGGATCGAGCGGCTCCTGCTGACCGCCTCGGGCGGGCCGTTCCGCACCCGCAGCCGCGACGAGATGGCGGCGATGACGCCCGCGCAGGCGATGGCGCATCCGAACTGGAGCATGGGCGTGCGCATCTCGATCGACAGCGCCACCATGTTCAACAAGGCGCTCGAGATGATCGAGGCGCAGGTGCTCTTCGGCGTCACGCCCGACCAGATCGAGGTGGTGGTGCATCCGCAGTCGATCATCCATTCCATGATCGGCTTCCGCGACGGGGCGATCATCGCGCAGATGGGCCCGGCCGACATGCGCGGCGCCATCGGCTTCGCGCTGAACTGGCCCGAACGCCGCCCGCTGCCGGTGGATCGGCTGGATTTCGCGGCACTATCCCGGCTCGATTTCGAGGCGGAGGATCCGGTGCGTTTCCCGGCGCTGCGTCTTGCGCGCGAGGTGATGGCCGCCGGTGGCCTGGCTGGCGCCGTGTTCAACGCGGCCAAGGAAGCGGCGCTCGACGCGTTTCTTGCCGGGCGGATCGGCTTTCTCGACATGGCGGCGCTGGTCGAGGCCGCGCTCGATGCGCTGGGGCCCGAGGCTGCGGCCGCCCGCGAAGGCATTTCATTGGACGATGTCATGGGCTATGACCGACGGACACGCCGTTTCGGCGAGGATTGGGTGGCGCGGCAGGGCTGA
- the fabZ gene encoding 3-hydroxyacyl-ACP dehydratase FabZ → MALTIDPDLKIADIHEIKRLIPHRYPFLFIDRVVNMDKAKSAVGIKNVSANEPYFEGHFPAKPVLPGVVIVEAMAQAASVLVSWSLDLTDAGALVYFMSIDEARFRRIVEPGDVLELHVTVKRGGGKIWKFDGIAKVGDEVAAEAVFMAMIQQNPNGS, encoded by the coding sequence ATGGCCCTCACGATCGACCCGGATCTGAAGATCGCCGACATCCACGAGATCAAGCGCCTGATCCCGCACCGCTACCCGTTCCTGTTCATCGACCGCGTGGTGAACATGGACAAGGCGAAAAGCGCCGTGGGCATCAAGAACGTCTCGGCCAACGAGCCCTATTTCGAGGGGCATTTCCCCGCCAAGCCGGTGCTGCCCGGCGTGGTGATCGTCGAGGCGATGGCGCAGGCGGCCTCGGTGCTGGTATCCTGGTCGCTCGATCTGACCGATGCGGGCGCGCTGGTGTATTTCATGTCCATCGACGAGGCGCGCTTCCGTCGCATCGTGGAACCGGGCGACGTGCTGGAACTGCATGTCACCGTCAAGCGCGGCGGTGGCAAGATCTGGAAATTCGACGGCATCGCCAAGGTCGGCGACGAGGTCGCGGCAGAGGCGGTCTTCATGGCGATGATCCAGCAAAATCCGAACGGGTCCTGA
- the lpxB gene encoding lipid-A-disaccharide synthase produces MSTAAPRIFIIAGEASGDRLGAALMAGLRDLTGGTVRFEGIGGPLMAGEGLDSLFPMDRLSVMGLTEVLPRLPELMRLIRQTGDAVADAAPDALVTIDSPDFCLRVARRARRRLPRLRTIHYVAPSVWAWRPGRAAKMAKVIDHVLALLPFEPPYMTAAGMTCDFVGHPVAETPVADAAQCAAFRQGAGIAPDAALLCLLPGSRAGEVARHGALFREVLDRLAARRPSLRVVIPAVGPRVPELRALFEGAPGRPVILDPSILPGALAEARKRAAFAASTAALAVSGTVSLEVAAAGTPMVVTYRASAVSAFLAKRLVKVRHASLVNILEDAAVIPEFIFDAATPEALTEATAHLLDDPAARTRQTTRFAAAMTALGRGQESPGLRAARSVLTAIG; encoded by the coding sequence ATGAGCACTGCCGCCCCGCGCATCTTCATCATCGCGGGAGAGGCGTCCGGCGACCGGCTGGGGGCCGCCCTGATGGCGGGGCTGCGGGACCTGACCGGCGGCACGGTGCGCTTCGAGGGGATCGGCGGCCCGCTTATGGCGGGCGAGGGGCTGGACAGCCTTTTCCCGATGGACCGGCTTTCGGTCATGGGCCTGACCGAGGTGCTGCCGCGCCTGCCGGAGTTGATGCGCCTGATCCGCCAGACCGGCGATGCGGTGGCGGACGCCGCGCCCGATGCGCTTGTCACCATCGACAGCCCGGATTTCTGCCTGCGTGTCGCGCGCCGCGCGCGGCGGCGGCTGCCGCGGCTCAGGACGATCCACTATGTCGCGCCCTCGGTCTGGGCGTGGCGGCCGGGGCGCGCGGCGAAGATGGCGAAGGTCATCGATCATGTGCTGGCGCTTCTGCCGTTCGAGCCGCCCTACATGACCGCCGCGGGCATGACGTGCGATTTCGTGGGCCACCCGGTGGCCGAGACCCCGGTGGCCGATGCCGCGCAATGCGCCGCCTTCCGCCAAGGCGCGGGCATCGCGCCCGATGCGGCCCTTCTGTGCCTGCTGCCCGGATCCCGCGCGGGGGAAGTGGCGCGCCACGGTGCGCTGTTCCGCGAGGTGCTGGACCGGCTGGCGGCAAGGCGCCCCTCGCTGCGGGTCGTGATCCCCGCGGTCGGACCAAGGGTGCCCGAGCTGCGCGCGCTTTTCGAGGGGGCGCCGGGGCGGCCGGTGATCCTCGACCCCTCGATCCTGCCGGGCGCGCTGGCCGAGGCCCGCAAGCGCGCTGCCTTTGCCGCCAGCACCGCCGCGCTGGCCGTCTCTGGCACCGTCTCGCTGGAGGTGGCTGCCGCGGGCACGCCGATGGTGGTGACCTACCGCGCGAGCGCCGTGTCGGCCTTTCTTGCGAAGCGGCTGGTCAAGGTGCGCCACGCCTCGCTGGTGAACATCCTCGAGGATGCGGCCGTGATCCCCGAATTCATCTTCGATGCCGCCACGCCCGAGGCGCTGACCGAGGCGACCGCGCATCTTCTGGACGATCCCGCGGCCCGGACGCGGCAGACCACGCGTTTCGCCGCCGCCATGACGGCGCTGGGGCGCGGGCAGGAGTCGCCGGGCCTGCGTGCGGCGCGGTCCGTGCTGACCGCTATCGGGTGA
- a CDS encoding YbaK/EbsC family protein → MSKSLRRVISDAESRGVPISPVQLDASTRTAQDAADAVGATVDQIVKSVILRALGSDEHVLFLTAGSNFVDDAKAAAVAGVPLEKADGNSIRAVTGFAIGGVSPFGHLTPIRAYFDPHILSFDTVWAAAGTPNHVFSIAPKTLLDATGATVADFTR, encoded by the coding sequence ATGAGCAAGAGCCTGAGACGCGTCATTTCCGACGCGGAGTCGCGGGGTGTCCCGATCTCTCCCGTGCAACTCGACGCCAGCACCCGCACCGCGCAGGACGCGGCCGATGCCGTGGGCGCGACCGTCGATCAGATCGTGAAATCCGTGATCCTGCGCGCCCTGGGCAGCGACGAGCATGTGCTGTTCCTGACCGCGGGCAGCAACTTCGTCGATGACGCCAAGGCCGCCGCCGTTGCGGGCGTGCCGCTTGAAAAGGCCGACGGCAACAGTATCCGCGCGGTCACCGGCTTTGCCATCGGGGGCGTGTCGCCCTTCGGGCACCTGACCCCGATCCGGGCCTATTTCGACCCGCATATCCTGAGCTTCGACACGGTCTGGGCCGCTGCCGGCACGCCCAACCATGTCTTCTCGATCGCCCCGAAGACCCTGCTGGATGCCACCGGCGCAACGGTGGCGGATTTCACCCGATAG
- the bamA gene encoding outer membrane protein assembly factor BamA: MTRRALRPSLSRFTGTLAAGLLATAAALAVPAPGRAQDAFQLFQVSSVTVEGNARIPADTIQVFAGLIPGQPVTQAEINAALQRLFDTGLFEDARIEPRGGRILITVVENPTINQVAIEGNDRLDDEALLQVVQLGPRDPYSRTAAEADARAIIEAYARSGRITAEVTPKLIRLPDNRVNLVYEVFEGRVTEIQRISFIGNEAYSDRRLRRVVQSGQAGLFSFLFTNDVYDPDRLELDRQLLRDFYLNRGYIDFRVDSAAAELSRERNAFFLTFSVTEGQQFRYGRSTVTTFAPGLDPAAFEALIDLQPGDVYSQERVDRVIERMAFLAGQNGFAFVEIVPRLTRNEENGTVDIAFELVEGPRVFVERIDIQGNTETLDRVIRRQFRVVEGDPFNARELREAEQRIQALRFFDRVSTRVREGSAPDRAVISVEVEEAPTGSLSFGAAFSSSEGVTGTIGLSERNFLGRGQRASIELAAGEESNTFAFSFTEPALFDQDLSGSISAFYREFDRDESSINTTSIGVIPALGFPLSEDGRLSVRLFVTQEEIDVDPTGVSPILQREAGTELSIGAGFTYTLDKRNSPVDPSAGFLLRFSQDFAGLGGDAQYSKSEALARAYTSILDEEVILTAELEAGALVSFNDSTRITDRFVLGGDSFRGFSRGGLGPRDRCTACGSGGEDIDDALGGNLYAVARFEATFPIGLPENLGIYGGVFADVGSLWDLYDVAGASGTVDDSARLRSSAGVSLFWDTVIGPLRFNYAKPIDSVAGDEFEEFRITVDTRF; this comes from the coding sequence ATGACAAGGCGCGCGCTCCGGCCCTCTCTTTCCCGTTTCACCGGCACGCTGGCAGCGGGGCTTCTTGCCACCGCCGCCGCGCTTGCGGTGCCCGCACCCGGCCGCGCGCAGGACGCCTTTCAGCTGTTCCAGGTTTCCTCGGTCACGGTCGAGGGCAATGCGCGCATCCCCGCCGACACGATCCAGGTCTTTGCCGGGCTGATCCCGGGCCAGCCTGTCACCCAGGCCGAGATCAACGCAGCACTTCAGCGCCTGTTCGACACCGGCCTGTTCGAGGATGCGCGGATCGAGCCGCGGGGCGGGCGCATCCTGATCACCGTGGTCGAGAACCCGACGATCAACCAGGTCGCCATCGAAGGCAACGACCGGCTGGACGACGAGGCGCTGTTGCAGGTCGTGCAGCTCGGGCCCCGCGACCCCTATTCGCGCACCGCCGCCGAGGCCGATGCCCGCGCCATCATCGAGGCCTATGCCCGCTCGGGCCGGATCACGGCGGAAGTGACGCCCAAGTTGATCCGGCTGCCCGACAACCGCGTGAACCTGGTCTACGAGGTCTTCGAGGGCCGCGTGACCGAGATCCAGCGCATCAGCTTCATCGGCAACGAGGCCTATTCCGACCGACGCCTGCGCCGCGTGGTGCAAAGCGGGCAGGCGGGGCTGTTCAGCTTCCTGTTCACCAACGACGTCTACGATCCGGACCGGCTGGAGCTGGACCGCCAGTTGCTGCGCGATTTCTACCTGAACCGCGGCTACATAGATTTCCGCGTGGACAGCGCCGCGGCCGAGCTGTCGCGCGAGCGCAACGCCTTTTTCCTGACCTTCTCGGTCACCGAAGGCCAGCAGTTCCGCTATGGCCGTTCGACCGTCACCACCTTTGCCCCCGGACTAGATCCGGCCGCGTTCGAGGCGCTGATCGACCTTCAGCCCGGCGATGTCTATTCGCAGGAGCGGGTGGACAGGGTGATCGAGCGCATGGCCTTTCTTGCCGGGCAGAACGGCTTCGCCTTCGTGGAGATCGTGCCGCGCCTGACCCGCAACGAAGAGAACGGGACCGTCGACATCGCGTTCGAGCTGGTCGAGGGGCCGCGCGTCTTCGTCGAGCGCATCGACATCCAGGGCAACACCGAAACGCTGGACCGGGTGATCCGGCGGCAGTTCCGGGTGGTGGAGGGCGATCCCTTCAATGCCCGCGAGTTGCGCGAGGCCGAGCAGCGCATCCAGGCGCTTCGCTTCTTCGACCGCGTGTCGACCCGGGTCCGCGAAGGCTCGGCGCCCGACCGCGCGGTGATCTCGGTCGAGGTCGAAGAGGCGCCGACCGGATCGCTAAGTTTCGGGGCCGCGTTCTCGTCCTCGGAGGGCGTCACCGGCACCATCGGCCTGTCCGAGCGGAACTTCCTCGGCCGTGGCCAGCGCGCCTCGATCGAGCTGGCGGCAGGCGAGGAAAGCAACACCTTCGCGTTTTCGTTCACCGAGCCCGCGCTTTTCGACCAGGACCTGTCGGGCTCGATCTCGGCCTTCTACCGGGAATTCGACCGAGACGAATCCTCGATCAACACCACCTCGATCGGGGTGATCCCCGCCCTCGGCTTCCCGCTGTCCGAAGACGGCCGCCTGTCGGTGCGCCTGTTCGTGACCCAGGAAGAGATCGACGTCGACCCGACGGGCGTCTCGCCGATCCTTCAGCGCGAGGCGGGCACCGAGCTCAGCATCGGCGCGGGCTTCACCTATACGCTCGACAAGCGGAATTCGCCGGTCGATCCCAGCGCCGGCTTCCTGCTGCGCTTCAGCCAGGACTTCGCGGGGCTGGGCGGCGATGCGCAATACTCCAAATCCGAGGCGCTGGCCCGCGCCTACACCTCCATCCTCGACGAGGAAGTCATCCTGACGGCTGAACTGGAGGCGGGCGCGCTGGTGTCCTTCAACGACAGCACGCGGATCACCGACCGCTTCGTGCTGGGCGGCGACAGCTTCCGCGGCTTCTCGCGCGGGGGCCTTGGCCCGCGCGACCGCTGCACGGCCTGCGGATCGGGTGGCGAGGACATCGACGACGCGCTTGGCGGCAATCTCTACGCGGTGGCACGGTTCGAAGCGACGTTCCCCATCGGCCTGCCGGAGAACCTCGGCATCTATGGCGGGGTCTTTGCCGATGTCGGCTCGCTCTGGGATCTGTACGACGTGGCGGGCGCATCGGGCACGGTCGATGACAGCGCACGGCTGCGCAGCTCTGCCGGCGTGTCGCTGTTCTGGGACACGGTGATCGGCCCGCTTCGCTTCAACTATGCCAAGCCCATCGACTCGGTCGCGGGTGACGAGTTCGAGGAGTTCCGGATCACCGTCGACACGCGGTTCTGA